The following coding sequences are from one Chloroflexota bacterium window:
- a CDS encoding glycosyltransferase family 4 protein, whose product MKSKILFVHNHPAKFVQMDLTLLRERYQMREWYQKTRMVNLSALTTAIMQSDLVFGWFASWHTFFPMLIARALRHPSVLVVGGYDTANLPEIGYGSQRGGFKRWVSRQTMQWATRVVAFSEFSRQETIQNAGIAPNKVTRAYIGVEDRKCPFRQKEQMVITAGNVDRSNLQRKGLKSFVRTASHFPDIPFALVGAWRDDTIDYLRSIASPNVQFTGWVSAQALDDYFSRARVYVQTSRHEGFGLAVAEAMLRECVPVVTRAGSLPEVVGDTGVYLDSTEPAAVAQGIRQALADDDTLGKRGRERILREFPLERRRAQLFALVDNLIAN is encoded by the coding sequence GTGAAATCAAAGATTCTCTTTGTTCACAATCACCCCGCCAAGTTCGTGCAGATGGACCTCACGCTCTTGCGCGAACGCTATCAAATGCGCGAGTGGTATCAGAAAACACGCATGGTCAATTTGTCGGCTCTGACAACGGCGATAATGCAGAGCGATCTTGTCTTTGGCTGGTTCGCGAGTTGGCACACATTTTTTCCAATGTTGATTGCGCGTGCTCTCAGGCATCCTTCCGTGTTAGTGGTGGGCGGGTACGATACGGCGAATCTACCAGAGATCGGATACGGCAGTCAGCGCGGCGGTTTCAAACGGTGGGTGTCGCGTCAAACAATGCAGTGGGCAACGCGGGTGGTTGCCTTCAGCGAATTCAGTCGTCAGGAGACGATCCAGAACGCCGGTATTGCACCTAACAAGGTGACTCGGGCATATATAGGCGTTGAAGATCGAAAGTGCCCGTTCCGGCAAAAAGAGCAAATGGTCATCACGGCAGGCAACGTAGATCGCAGCAATCTGCAACGGAAGGGTTTGAAATCGTTCGTTCGTACAGCATCCCATTTCCCGGATATTCCTTTTGCCTTGGTTGGCGCGTGGCGAGATGACACGATTGATTATCTGCGATCCATCGCTTCGCCGAATGTCCAGTTCACGGGCTGGGTTAGCGCCCAGGCATTGGATGATTATTTTTCGCGCGCGCGCGTGTACGTTCAGACGTCGCGCCACGAAGGATTCGGGCTTGCGGTTGCGGAAGCGATGTTGCGTGAATGTGTGCCGGTGGTGACACGTGCCGGATCATTGCCCGAGGTCGTTGGCGATACAGGCGTTTATCTCGATTCGACAGAGCCAGCGGCAGTGGCACAGGGTATTCGCCAAGCGTTGGCGGATGACGACACATTAGGCAAGCGTGGTCGCGAACGCATCTTGCGTGAATTTCCGTTAGAACGTCGGCGTGCTCAACTGTTTGCGCTTGTGGACAACCTGATCGCTAATTGA
- a CDS encoding glycosyltransferase family 4 protein encodes MREIALVEVTSQMSGVEFSTLYLAQSLDRTRWMPLVICPEEGDLPNRCRAVGIPVSIVPRTHFFSTGLRLGGHVVPNPFAVMLNGIAVMVSALHLTRFLYSRRPALIVTKGLLAHFYGGLAARWAKIPCVWHVQDRISDHAGPLFPWISSLGARWLARASIADADSIARQLGAFVPSDRITVIWNGVDTCEFSPSVDGSRVRAEWQASADDLLIGVIGRLVFWKGQHILIRAFARIAEQFPQVRVVIVGSPLFDTDVYAEHLKTETRQLGLDHRVIFAGFRPDLPQVLAALDLVVHTALEKDSSPLAVVSAMAAGKPIVCTRVDGTEELFDEGVDGFLVPPGDVDALAEKLVILLQDKESRRRLGQAARAKAERELSIEQFTHKCEQVFAHALANQKSKILALSKVEG; translated from the coding sequence GTGAGAGAAATTGCTTTGGTCGAAGTAACGTCGCAGATGAGTGGCGTCGAATTTAGCACCTTGTATCTGGCACAGTCTCTTGACCGAACGCGTTGGATGCCGCTGGTCATTTGCCCCGAAGAGGGTGATCTCCCCAATCGCTGCCGCGCAGTGGGGATTCCGGTTTCGATTGTTCCACGCACTCACTTTTTCTCTACCGGTTTGCGTCTTGGCGGTCACGTCGTCCCCAATCCGTTTGCGGTGATGTTGAATGGTATCGCGGTGATGGTTAGCGCATTGCATCTGACTCGGTTTCTCTATTCCCGTCGCCCGGCACTGATTGTGACGAAAGGATTGCTTGCTCATTTCTACGGTGGCTTGGCGGCGCGTTGGGCAAAAATTCCCTGTGTCTGGCACGTACAAGATCGGATCTCGGACCACGCGGGTCCTTTGTTTCCCTGGATATCAAGTCTTGGTGCGCGCTGGTTGGCGCGCGCAAGTATTGCCGACGCCGATAGCATCGCACGGCAACTTGGCGCATTTGTTCCTTCAGATCGAATCACTGTGATTTGGAATGGGGTGGATACTTGCGAGTTCTCGCCATCTGTTGACGGTTCGCGCGTTCGCGCAGAATGGCAAGCCAGTGCGGATGATCTATTAATTGGCGTGATCGGTCGTTTGGTTTTTTGGAAGGGTCAACATATTTTAATTCGCGCGTTTGCACGGATTGCTGAACAGTTTCCGCAAGTGCGTGTGGTCATTGTTGGGTCACCGCTCTTTGATACCGATGTCTATGCCGAGCATCTGAAAACAGAAACGCGGCAGTTGGGCTTGGATCATCGCGTCATTTTTGCCGGCTTTCGACCGGATTTGCCGCAGGTATTGGCGGCGCTCGACCTGGTCGTGCATACGGCATTGGAAAAAGATTCTAGCCCGCTCGCGGTTGTCTCTGCGATGGCTGCCGGCAAGCCGATTGTCTGCACGCGCGTGGATGGGACCGAAGAATTGTTTGACGAGGGTGTAGATGGATTCCTGGTTCCGCCGGGAGATGTAGATGCGCTTGCGGAGAAGCTGGTGATTCTGTTGCAAGACAAAGAATCACGACGGCGTTTGGGGCAGGCGGCGCGCGCAAAAGCCGAACGTGAATTGAGCATTGAGCAATTCACGCACAAGTGCGAACAAGTTTTCGCCCACGCGCTTGCCAATCAGAAATCGAAAATCCTTGCCCTGAGCAAAGTCGAAGGGTGA
- a CDS encoding glycosyltransferase family 2 protein, with protein sequence MVDSPTSQSIVRDSQVTVILPIRNEARYIARTLESLLTQDYSQEKIEILVVDGMSGDGTRQIVTEFEQRDSRIRLLDNSQQIVPAAMNKGIRAARGTIVIRVDGHTVIAQDYVRRCVVQLATTGADNVGGPMRAESDTWIGNAIVLATSSPFGVGGARFHYAETPGWVDTVYMGAYRREVFDRIGLFDEELVRNQDDELNFRLIQAGGKIWLDPQIRSTYYSRSTLRGLWKQYFEYGFWKVRVIQKHRRPASWRHLVPATFVLALFVSTLASIFVQSPIPFPAVACPYVLASLFISLTIAAREGWRYAPILPLAFATMHVAYGVGFLAGIARFGFAKRSPSVSQRQWMT encoded by the coding sequence ATGGTTGATTCGCCTACATCACAATCCATTGTCCGCGATTCTCAAGTCACTGTCATCCTCCCCATCCGCAACGAAGCGCGCTACATCGCGCGCACTCTCGAATCACTCCTCACACAAGATTATTCCCAAGAGAAAATTGAGATTCTTGTTGTGGACGGAATGTCTGGTGACGGCACGCGCCAGATCGTAACCGAGTTTGAACAACGCGATTCGCGTATCCGTCTGTTAGATAATTCGCAACAGATCGTTCCCGCGGCGATGAATAAAGGGATTCGTGCGGCGCGCGGCACGATTGTCATTCGGGTTGATGGGCATACCGTGATTGCCCAGGACTATGTGCGGCGATGTGTTGTGCAACTGGCAACAACTGGCGCAGACAACGTTGGCGGTCCGATGCGCGCGGAGAGCGATACGTGGATTGGCAACGCGATTGTGCTGGCGACGAGTTCGCCGTTTGGCGTGGGTGGTGCGCGTTTCCATTATGCGGAAACACCGGGCTGGGTGGACACGGTTTACATGGGCGCGTACCGCCGCGAGGTCTTTGACCGCATCGGTCTCTTTGACGAAGAACTCGTTCGCAACCAGGACGACGAACTCAACTTTCGCCTGATTCAAGCCGGCGGCAAAATCTGGCTCGACCCTCAAATTCGCTCGACGTATTACTCGCGTTCGACCTTGCGCGGTTTGTGGAAGCAGTATTTCGAATATGGCTTTTGGAAAGTGCGCGTGATTCAAAAGCATCGTCGCCCCGCATCGTGGCGGCATCTCGTGCCAGCGACGTTTGTGCTCGCGCTATTCGTTTCAACACTTGCCAGCATCTTCGTCCAATCGCCGATTCCATTTCCCGCCGTTGCGTGTCCTTACGTCTTGGCGTCGCTTTTTATCTCGCTAACGATTGCCGCGCGCGAAGGATGGCGGTACGCGCCGATTCTACCGCTCGCCTTTGCGACGATGCACGTGGCTTATGGCGTGGGGTTTCTCGCTGGCATAGCGCGGTTTGGTTTTGCCAAACGCTCTCCCTCTGTTTCGCAACGCCAATGGATGACGTAG
- a CDS encoding glycosyltransferase family 2 protein has protein sequence MSNRQKLSVLLPTFNNQDLIRDCLESVMWADEILVVDSFSTDRTLDICREYDARIIQHEYIQSAKQKNWAIPQCAHEWVLQVDTDERFELGLREEIESILVDPSPGVDGYRIPFKHHILDQWVSVAGLYPEYHLRLFRRNVARFEDKEVHAHIQVPGRVETLRGHILHFGMPTISKQLGNIDRYSRYQADEMKKRDKRFRWHHLVVRPFTVFAYYYVWKRGFSAGYRGVLIAAINTTFDFFAHAKLWELETMGLDASPK, from the coding sequence ATGAGTAATCGGCAAAAACTTTCGGTTCTACTGCCCACCTTTAATAACCAAGACCTAATCCGGGATTGCCTTGAATCGGTCATGTGGGCGGATGAAATCTTGGTCGTAGATTCGTTTAGCACGGACCGCACGCTCGACATCTGTCGTGAGTACGACGCGCGGATTATTCAGCACGAGTATATTCAATCCGCAAAACAAAAAAATTGGGCGATCCCGCAATGCGCGCACGAATGGGTCTTGCAGGTGGATACCGACGAGCGATTTGAGCTGGGATTGCGCGAGGAAATCGAATCCATTTTGGTTGATCCGTCGCCCGGTGTGGATGGCTATCGCATACCGTTTAAGCATCACATCCTTGACCAGTGGGTGAGTGTGGCGGGGTTATATCCCGAATATCATTTGCGCTTGTTTCGGCGCAATGTCGCGCGCTTCGAGGACAAAGAAGTGCATGCTCATATCCAAGTGCCAGGACGAGTTGAGACGTTGCGCGGTCATATTCTCCACTTTGGAATGCCGACGATCAGCAAACAACTCGGCAACATTGACCGCTATAGCCGCTACCAAGCTGATGAAATGAAAAAGCGCGACAAACGGTTTCGCTGGCATCACTTGGTGGTGCGTCCTTTCACTGTGTTTGCGTATTACTATGTGTGGAAACGTGGCTTTTCGGCTGGTTATCGGGGCGTGCTGATCGCGGCAATCAATACGACCTTTGATTTTTTCGCGCACGCCAAGTTATGGGAACTCGAAACGATGGGTTTGGACGCCAGCCCCAAGTGA